DNA sequence from the Desulfofundulus luciae genome:
TGCCCTACGACTACCAGTTGCAGTACAAAACCAGGCTGGTACGGGACAGCCTGGAGCGCATCGGCAGGTTAAGCGGGGTAAAAGTTTTGCCCATTCTGGGAATGGACAACCCCTGGCACTACCGGAACAAGGTAAGGTTTCACGTGGCCCACCGGGATGGAAGGCTGGCCCTGGGCCTTTATGCCCCCGGTTCCCACGTCCTGGGGCACTGGATGACACGGGATGCCGTATGCCACATCCTGGACGGGGAACTGAATAACCTGGCCCTCATGATTGAATGTTTATTGAATAAATATCGGGAGAGTCTCCTGGACGGCTCCAAACCCCTCCTGTCTTATGTAACTTTGCGTAGAGCCCTGGCGACGGGAGAAACCATGGTGGTGCTGGCCACCACCAGAAACCACTGGCCCCGGCAGGAGGAACTGGCCGGCGAGCTGGCCGGCACCGGCCGGGTAACGACGGTCGTCCAGCAAACGGCCATCCTCCCGCGCAGGGAGGTTGACACTGGATGGATAAGGACTCTTTACGGCAGGGGATACATAACCGATTGCCTGAACGGCCTCGTCTTCCGCCTTTCCGCCACATCCTTTTACCAGGTCAACCCGATGCAGACCCGGGTCTTATACGAAAAGGTCAGGGAGTACGCCGGCCTTACCGGCCGGGAGCGGGTGGTGGATGCCTACTGCGGCGTGGGCACCATTGCCCTATTCCTGGCCCGGCAGGCCCGGGAAGTGCTGGGTATGGAGGTGTCGCCCCGGGCCGTGGCCGATGCCCGGCAAAATGCCCGGCTCAACAACCTGAACAACGTTTTCTTTGTCCGGGGAGCGGTGGAAAAACTCTTACCCCGGCTCTTTGACCGGGGCGGCGGCCCCGATGTGCTGGTCCTGGATCCTCCCCGGCGGGGGTGCCACCGCTCCGTCCTGGAAGCCCTGGCCCGCTACCCGGTGCCGCGGGTGGTCTACGTTTCCTGCGACCCGGGGACCCTGGCCCGGGACCTGGGCTTCCTGGCCGGGCACGGCTACCGGGTGGTGGAAGTCCAGCCGGTGGATATGTTCCCCCAGACCCATCATGTGGAGTGCGTCTGCCTCCTGGAGCAGGCCCGCCCAGCACTCACTGAAAAGTTATACTGGAAAGACCTGCACTCACTATCTTCGCAACCCATTTTTTACCGGCGCGACACTGGAGCAGGTCCGGAAGAAGTTGTGCTTTAAACGGTTGATTATTGGGGGGACAAGCTTAAGGGGGGATGCTCTATGCATAAACCTAAAATACTGGCAGTTTTGCTTGTTACCTTAATGTTGCTGGCGGCCGGTTGTGCCGGGCGCACCCCGGATACCGGCCAGGTTCCGGATACGAGCGGTAAAGGGCAGAAGCCGCCCGCCCAAAGCCAGCCCGTTTCCCCCGTTGAACCGGGTGAAGAGAAGGGGCCTGCCGGCCTGGTGGCCGCCACCGTAACCCGGGTGGTGGACGGGGATACCCTGGTCGTACGCCTTAAGGACAGGAAGAGCGAGACGGTGCGCCTGATTGGCGTGAACACTCCCGAGTCAACCAGGGAGGTAGAGCCCTACGGCAAAGAAGCCTCCGCCTACACCAGGAGCCGTTTGGACGGCCGGCGCATCTGGCTGGAGAGGGATGTGCAGGAAAGGGATCATTACGGGCGCATCCTGGCCTATGTCTGGCTTGAGCCTCCCGGCGGGGTTAACC
Encoded proteins:
- the rlmD gene encoding 23S rRNA (uracil(1939)-C(5))-methyltransferase RlmD, giving the protein MPGVQPGEQVVLEVEDLSHSGEGVGRWQGQVVFVPLAVPGDRVRATVVEVKKKYLRARLEEVLVPGPARCRPRCPSFARCGGCHVQHLPYDYQLQYKTRLVRDSLERIGRLSGVKVLPILGMDNPWHYRNKVRFHVAHRDGRLALGLYAPGSHVLGHWMTRDAVCHILDGELNNLALMIECLLNKYRESLLDGSKPLLSYVTLRRALATGETMVVLATTRNHWPRQEELAGELAGTGRVTTVVQQTAILPRREVDTGWIRTLYGRGYITDCLNGLVFRLSATSFYQVNPMQTRVLYEKVREYAGLTGRERVVDAYCGVGTIALFLARQAREVLGMEVSPRAVADARQNARLNNLNNVFFVRGAVEKLLPRLFDRGGGPDVLVLDPPRRGCHRSVLEALARYPVPRVVYVSCDPGTLARDLGFLAGHGYRVVEVQPVDMFPQTHHVECVCLLEQARPALTEKLYWKDLHSLSSQPIFYRRDTGAGPEEVVL
- a CDS encoding thermonuclease family protein — its product is MHKPKILAVLLVTLMLLAAGCAGRTPDTGQVPDTSGKGQKPPAQSQPVSPVEPGEEKGPAGLVAATVTRVVDGDTLVVRLKDRKSETVRLIGVNTPESTREVEPYGKEASAYTRSRLDGRRIWLERDVQERDHYGRILAYVWLEPPGGVNPAEDVIRSRMFNAELLLKGYAQVMTVPPNVKYADLFVQLQREAREKKRGLWGLEVKDREPYYIGNARSRKFHRPDCEYGRQTAPGNRVRFATREEALDAGYEPCNACKP